Below is a genomic region from Pleuronectes platessa chromosome 5, fPlePla1.1, whole genome shotgun sequence.
TGCTAATGCCTCCACCGGGTttcaacatcagcagcagctccctctcctcccccgcAGCCAGACCCACCGCCCCCTCACCTCACATCTCCACCCGGTACAAGACCGAACTCTGCCGCACCTTCGAGGAGAGCGGGACCTGCAAGTACGGCGCCAAGTGCCAGTTTGCTCACGGCATGGACGAGATGCGCGGCCTCAGCCGGCACCCCAAGTACAAGACGGAGCCCTGCCGCACCTTCCACACCATCGGCTTCTGCCCGTACGGCGCCCGCTGCCACTTCGTCCACAATGGAGATGAGCACGAGGACGCCCCCCCACAGAGGCAGAAGCTGCGCCACAGTGTCAGCTTTGCAGGCTTCTCCTCCAGGCAGAGTTTCCAACCGGTTGAGGAGTCGcagccttcctccctcctcttcacccGAGCCTCCTCGGTGtcccctcctccgtcctccgCAGGGAGCCCAgagctcctctcccctctctacCCGGAGCAGGGATCCCTGAAGCCATTCCCCTACTCCTTCTCAGGCATCACCGACCTGCCAGGCGACTGCGGGGACTCCACTCTGCGCTTTTATGCTGTGAACgactccatcagctccatcagctccatcagctccaagtgtcccatctcAAGTTTCACCTCCAAGAACCCTAACCTGCCGTACCACCTCCCCCAGCAGCTGCCGGTCTCCCTGAGCGGCCTCTCCGGCCTTCAGCGCTGCTCCTCCGCCGACTCCCTCTCCGAGGAAGGctacacctcctcctgctccctcagcTCTTCCTCCAGCGGCACAGACTCCCCGAGCTTCGAGGGCCGACGTCTGCCCATCTTCAGCCGCCTGTCTGTCTCAGacgagtaggggggggggggggttactgtaGGGCTGAGTTTAATCAGGGATGGATGGTCTAATTGTTTTAACTCTCAAGTCTGGTTTTTGACTCCATTGTCCAAACTAAACTTTTTTAGTTCCTCGCCAGACGCAGCCCGGTGAACGTTCCTAACTTTGTGCATATTGCATTTCTCATCCAAGCAGTTGTAGCGCTGCTCAGTGTTCGTCCAGTTTTAGCCGActcctctttttgttttggtgctttattgttattttggtAAGCTTGTTCCTGTTATGCCATTGTTACTGCTGTATACTGTTGTATACCCATGTTAGAGAATCCTCAGAGGGTACGTCACTTAGCTCAGCGTCCGACCTTATGCTGCTCAGTGGGGGGTCTCGTGTGAGAACTTCCTGTACCCTGATTTGAGAACGATGTTAAGATCGGTGCTGTTGGATGTACGACTGCTGTTTGATGTCCACTTTTGTAAAAGCAATATTGTTTGTCGACAGTTTCGATGATGCAGCCGTTCTCCATCTGTTAGAAGCTGTCGCTGAGTGAGAGAGTTAATTTACTGTATGTTGTCTCTGATTGGATAACTGCCAGTTCGGAGCTGTCGGACATTTCTTCGGATCCAGCTCAACTGCCTCGGCACCTGTGTAGGAAACCCACTGACTCTAGTTACCAAAGCCGATGTTAGCATTCCCCTAACCTCCTAGTACTGTTAACACTTAGCTTTAGCTACCACGGAGTTTTgtgacaattgtttttattgcttAACACTTTTTCGACCTATTTATTGCTGTTTTGTAAGATGCGCTGTTTGCTTGTTGATTGTGTTTATGCATTTTTTTGTATGATGCCTGAGAAACGGTGCTTTGCTGAAGGCTCCATGACGTCCATCTGCTTGGTTTACACGATCCAGTAGCTTTAAGAAGGCTCGCGGAGGGgagaggagcggaggaggaCATTTTGGCATTCTACACATATGTTGC
It encodes:
- the LOC128439679 gene encoding mRNA decay activator protein ZFP36L1, whose amino-acid sequence is MPSDFLSPFLELDEEFCKNFRGLEATDGPSAGSMQQRQPHSQRVLGFQRRHSLCPVTLPNSKFNHSSSSSSSSELTEPPAGWGLSVASSQQWSREGQLPRSTLSHIPFRVDRSVSMIEGHGGSSGVREDKLSNITSPTVLMPPPGFNISSSSLSSPAARPTAPSPHISTRYKTELCRTFEESGTCKYGAKCQFAHGMDEMRGLSRHPKYKTEPCRTFHTIGFCPYGARCHFVHNGDEHEDAPPQRQKLRHSVSFAGFSSRQSFQPVEESQPSSLLFTRASSVSPPPSSAGSPELLSPLYPEQGSLKPFPYSFSGITDLPGDCGDSTLRFYAVNDSISSISSISSKCPISSFTSKNPNLPYHLPQQLPVSLSGLSGLQRCSSADSLSEEGYTSSCSLSSSSSGTDSPSFEGRRLPIFSRLSVSDE